Part of the Leifsonia soli genome is shown below.
CGACGCCCGCCGCGGCGAGCGCCCCGGCCAGGTCGAGCAGACCGGTCTTGTCGCTGACCGAGATCAGGGCGCGACGGATCGGGACGATGTCCCGCTCGCGGTACAGGCTGGCGTCGTGACGGGGTCCGCTCATGCTCGGGCAAGCTCCTCGAGGTCGATGTGTCCGTTGGCGATGTCGAGCACGGCGTCGATGAGCAGCCGTCGCTCCACGGGTTTGATGCGCTCGTGGAGGGCGGCCTCGGTGTCGCCCGGCTCCACCTCCACGCGCTCCTGGCTGATGATGGGGCCGGCGTCCACACCGTTGTCGACGACGATCAGGCTGGCGCCGGTCTGGGTCACGCCGGCGGCGAGGGCGTCGCGAACCGCGTGAGCGCCCGGGAACTCCGGCAGGTACGCCGGGTGGGTGTTGATCAGCCACGGCGAGAGCGCCTCGACCACGCGCGGCGGAACCAGGCGCATGAAGCCGGACAGGATGGTCAGGTCGGGCTCCCACTGCCGGATCTGCTCGAGCAGGGCGTCGCCCCACTCCTCGCGGCTCGGGTACGAGGTGAAGGGCACCGTGAAGGTCGGGATGCCGAAGCGCTCCGCGTGCTCCAGGCCGTCCGCATCCCGGTCGGCGCCGACGGCCACAACGCGGGCGGGGAACTCGGCGTCCTCCGACGCCTCCAGCAGGGCACGCAGGTTGGAGCCGCCACCGGAGATCAGCACCACGATCGAGAGCACGCCACCAGCCTAGCGGCGCTCGGCGACCGCCTCGGTCACCGCCGGCCGCGCCCGGCCGCCGCCAACCCGATCGCCGAGGCGACCGCGACCTCCGCCGCCGCGAGTCCGGCGACGATCCACGGGTTCGGGCCGACGTCGTGCAGCCTTCCCGGACCGAGGGCGCCGGACGACCACCACGCCAGCAGCCCGAGCTGGATGCCCGCGACCGCGCCGATCCCCACGGCGATCAGCAGGAGCGCCCGCAGACCGTCCAGTCCGCGCACGGCCGTGCGGGAGCGGACGAGGACCCCGGAGACGAAGCCCGCAAGGATCGGGACGACCACGCCGACGAGCCCGAAGCTCCAGCCGCCGGCCGGGATGATGCCGAAGATCGGGAGCCCGGGCACCGGCCCCAGCGCTGTGCCGATCGGACTCACAGACGACCCCGTGCCGAGGGCGAATCCGGGCCCGACCAGCCAGGACGCCATCCACACGACCACGTTCGGGATGACGGCGAGCTGTCCGATGGTCAGCGCAGCACCGCCGGCGACACCGGTCTGGAGCTGCTCGTACAGGCTGATGATCGATCCGTAGTTGCCGAAGATGAGGAGCGCGACGACGAGTGCGGCGACGCCGATCACGATGGCGGTCGCCGCCGTCCCCGCCCGCAGGGCGGCACCCGCTCCGGTGCGCAGCGCGCCGGGGATCGGTGCGGTCGCCGTCCGCAGCACCGCGAGGACGGCCGGTGCGGCCGTCCGTCCGGACGTCGGGCCGCCGGAGCCGCCGTCGAAGGCGCCGGTCGCATCC
Proteins encoded:
- a CDS encoding DUF6350 family protein is translated as MSRTTVALLAALEALIVAAIGIGICLVPITILWAAQYQLGADFTVVWRSAADVWLVGHGVNLTVSLDPQTVAQLGLPGAAVPFQVTIALLGFAALTAGLGVRTGMRAAETDQRLVGALSALVTFAVISTLVVLTAGSPMVQSSIWQGIVLPPFVYGVGIAAGFGFAALRGGAFSETPRSSPDDRDATGAFDGGSGGPTSGRTAAPAVLAVLRTATAPIPGALRTGAGAALRAGTAATAIVIGVAALVVALLIFGNYGSIISLYEQLQTGVAGGAALTIGQLAVIPNVVVWMASWLVGPGFALGTGSSVSPIGTALGPVPGLPIFGIIPAGGWSFGLVGVVVPILAGFVSGVLVRSRTAVRGLDGLRALLLIAVGIGAVAGIQLGLLAWWSSGALGPGRLHDVGPNPWIVAGLAAAEVAVASAIGLAAAGRGRR
- the purN gene encoding phosphoribosylglycinamide formyltransferase, whose translation is MLSIVVLISGGGSNLRALLEASEDAEFPARVVAVGADRDADGLEHAERFGIPTFTVPFTSYPSREEWGDALLEQIRQWEPDLTILSGFMRLVPPRVVEALSPWLINTHPAYLPEFPGAHAVRDALAAGVTQTGASLIVVDNGVDAGPIISQERVEVEPGDTEAALHERIKPVERRLLIDAVLDIANGHIDLEELARA